The following proteins come from a genomic window of Microbacterium sp. SY138:
- a CDS encoding alpha/beta hydrolase produces the protein MAVPLSDLTSMPEPQQVYAADGTRLATYTWGEFDAPVVVIVHGFASSARDNWVLTGWVRELTRAGYRVLALDQRGHGLSEKPHDPDGYRIRTLVTDVETVMDTYLVDDALYVGYSLGARVGWEVVRELPHRIGRAVLGGVPDGIPLARLDLEQVRKYIADGTPVADRTTQNYIALTERVPGNDLQALVALAEGMRASGMIDPDPSDAPTRPILFATGSKDAIIEGSRALAAAAPDGRFFEIPNRNHFNAPGSRDFKDAAVAFLAEA, from the coding sequence GTGGCCGTCCCTCTCTCCGACCTGACCAGCATGCCCGAACCCCAGCAGGTGTACGCCGCCGACGGCACACGACTGGCGACCTACACCTGGGGCGAGTTCGACGCCCCCGTCGTGGTGATCGTGCACGGCTTCGCGTCGAGCGCGCGCGACAACTGGGTGCTCACCGGATGGGTACGCGAGCTGACGCGCGCGGGTTATCGCGTGCTGGCACTGGATCAGCGCGGCCACGGCCTCAGCGAGAAGCCACATGACCCCGACGGTTACCGGATCCGCACACTCGTGACCGATGTCGAGACCGTGATGGACACGTACCTCGTCGACGACGCCCTCTACGTCGGCTACTCGCTCGGCGCACGCGTGGGCTGGGAGGTCGTTCGCGAGCTGCCGCACCGCATCGGACGTGCAGTGCTGGGAGGGGTGCCGGACGGCATCCCCCTGGCGCGACTCGATCTCGAACAGGTCCGGAAGTACATCGCCGACGGCACCCCGGTGGCCGATCGGACCACGCAGAACTACATCGCGCTGACCGAACGGGTACCGGGAAACGACCTGCAGGCACTCGTCGCGCTCGCGGAGGGCATGCGGGCGTCGGGCATGATCGACCCCGATCCCTCGGATGCGCCGACGCGGCCGATCCTCTTCGCCACCGGCTCGAAGGACGCGATCATCGAGGGTTCGCGGGCGCTGGCCGCAGCCGCCCCCGACGGACGGTTCTTCGAGATCCCGAACCGGAACCACTTCAACGCCCCGGGCTCGCGCGACTTCAAGGACGCGGCCGTGGCGTTCCTCGCCGAGGCGTAG
- the msrB gene encoding peptide-methionine (R)-S-oxide reductase MsrB gives MSNDYGTTPEAVSGLTPLQYRVTQQDATEPPFRNAYWDNHDDGIYVDVVSGEPLFSSTDKFDSGTGWPSFTKPIDADAVTTRTDRSLWMKRTEARSAVADSHLGHVFDDGPRAEGGLRYCMNSAALRFIPAESLEEEGYGRYSALFARPTTDTPAPSDTTEEQS, from the coding sequence ATGTCGAACGACTACGGCACGACCCCCGAGGCCGTCAGCGGCCTCACCCCTCTGCAGTATCGGGTGACCCAGCAGGACGCGACCGAGCCGCCCTTCCGCAACGCGTACTGGGACAACCACGACGACGGCATCTACGTCGACGTCGTCTCGGGCGAGCCTCTGTTCTCGTCGACCGACAAGTTCGACAGCGGCACCGGATGGCCGAGCTTCACGAAGCCCATCGACGCGGATGCCGTGACCACGCGCACCGACCGCTCGCTGTGGATGAAGCGCACCGAGGCGCGCTCGGCCGTCGCCGACAGCCACCTCGGTCATGTGTTCGACGACGGCCCGCGCGCCGAGGGCGGCCTGCGCTACTGCATGAACTCGGCGGCTCTCCGCTTCATCCCGGCCGAAAGCCTGGAGGAAGAGGGGTACGGTCGCTACAGCGCCCTCTTCGCACGCCCCACCACCGACACCCCCGCACCTTCCGACACCACCGAGGAGCAGTCATGA
- a CDS encoding MFS transporter, whose product MSGTPATPESTVPESTVPITETTFIRTAAGNDDPPPPLKGIRRLLGWIIPANLGIFLIWGAVPGILLPQQVTITLGEENKVANLAIIATIGAFAAMIAQPIAGQISDRTRSRFGRRAPWMIVGVLAGGLALVGLAFADSLVGIAIAWTLVQIAYNFAQGPLSAVMPDRVPLKRRGTFAALSGIGLMVGSLGGQIVGSLFFNSIAAGYVVFAVFALVVITLFVVFNPDYSSERITPEPFDLSAFLRTFWVSPIKHPDFFWAFLGRLLLFTGYFSVTGYQLYIMTDYLHIEKPETVIPLVGLLSLAGILISTIISGPLSDRVGRRKPFVFASSVVTGLALLLPWISPTIEAWMIMSFIAGLGFGMFQAVDTALMSEVLPSAQSFAKDLGVVNIAATLPQTLAPGVSGLIVIAFGFAGLFPVGIVLSVLGAFAVWPIRSTR is encoded by the coding sequence ATGTCTGGAACGCCCGCAACCCCCGAGAGCACCGTCCCCGAGAGCACCGTCCCGATCACGGAGACGACGTTCATCCGCACCGCCGCCGGCAACGACGACCCGCCCCCGCCCCTCAAGGGGATCCGGCGCCTGCTCGGCTGGATCATCCCCGCCAACCTCGGCATCTTCCTGATCTGGGGCGCGGTCCCCGGCATCCTCCTCCCCCAGCAGGTCACGATCACGCTCGGCGAGGAGAACAAGGTCGCCAACCTCGCGATCATCGCGACGATCGGTGCGTTCGCGGCGATGATCGCGCAGCCGATCGCCGGGCAGATCTCCGACCGGACGCGTTCCCGCTTCGGCCGGCGTGCACCGTGGATGATCGTCGGCGTCCTCGCCGGAGGCCTGGCCCTGGTCGGCCTCGCCTTTGCGGACTCCCTGGTCGGCATCGCCATCGCGTGGACTCTGGTGCAGATCGCGTACAACTTCGCCCAGGGCCCGCTCTCCGCCGTGATGCCCGACCGCGTGCCCCTCAAGCGCCGGGGAACCTTCGCCGCCCTCTCCGGCATCGGCCTCATGGTCGGCTCGCTCGGCGGTCAGATCGTCGGCTCCCTGTTCTTCAACAGCATCGCCGCGGGCTACGTGGTCTTCGCGGTCTTCGCCCTCGTCGTCATCACACTGTTCGTCGTGTTCAACCCGGACTACTCGAGCGAACGGATCACGCCCGAGCCGTTCGACCTCAGCGCGTTCCTGCGCACCTTCTGGGTCAGCCCGATCAAGCACCCCGACTTCTTCTGGGCGTTCCTCGGCCGCCTGCTGCTGTTCACGGGCTACTTCTCCGTGACCGGATATCAGCTCTACATCATGACCGACTATCTGCACATCGAGAAGCCCGAGACGGTCATCCCGCTGGTCGGGCTCCTCAGCCTCGCCGGCATCCTGATCTCCACGATCATCTCCGGTCCACTCTCCGACAGGGTCGGGCGACGCAAGCCGTTCGTGTTCGCCTCGTCGGTGGTCACCGGTCTTGCACTGCTGCTGCCGTGGATCTCACCGACGATCGAGGCGTGGATGATCATGTCGTTCATCGCCGGGCTCGGGTTCGGCATGTTCCAGGCCGTCGACACCGCACTGATGAGCGAGGTGCTCCCCTCGGCGCAGTCGTTCGCGAAAGACCTCGGGGTCGTGAACATCGCGGCCACCCTGCCCCAGACGCTGGCCCCCGGAGTCTCGGGTCTGATCGTGATCGCATTCGGCTTCGCCGGGCTCTTCCCCGTGGGCATAGTCCTGTCGGTGCTCGGCGCGTTCGCGGTGTGGCCGATCAGGTCGACGCGCTGA
- the msrA gene encoding peptide-methionine (S)-S-oxide reductase MsrA, whose translation MTDTGTITRTPGTETAVLAGGCFWGMEDLIRRQPGVLDTRVGYTGGSNEHATYRNHPGHAEAVEIVFDPTKTTYRDILAFFFQIHDPSTLNRQGNDIGSSYRSAIFPLTPEQEAIARDTIADVDASGLWPAKAVTTIEPAGPFWQAEEEHQDYLIKYPNGYTCHFPRAGWVLPKRDEAAATV comes from the coding sequence ATGACCGACACCGGAACCATCACCCGCACGCCCGGGACCGAGACGGCCGTTCTCGCCGGCGGCTGTTTCTGGGGGATGGAAGACCTGATCCGCCGTCAGCCCGGTGTGCTCGACACCCGGGTCGGCTACACCGGCGGCTCGAACGAGCACGCGACCTACCGCAACCACCCCGGCCATGCCGAGGCCGTGGAGATCGTGTTCGACCCGACGAAGACGACCTACCGCGACATCCTGGCGTTCTTCTTCCAGATCCACGACCCGTCGACGCTGAACCGTCAGGGCAACGACATCGGTTCGAGCTACCGCTCGGCGATCTTCCCGCTCACCCCCGAGCAGGAGGCGATCGCGCGCGACACCATCGCCGATGTCGACGCTTCGGGCCTGTGGCCGGCGAAGGCCGTCACCACGATCGAGCCGGCAGGGCCGTTCTGGCAGGCCGAGGAAGAGCACCAGGACTACCTGATCAAGTACCCGAACGGCTACACGTGCCACTTCCCGCGTGCGGGTTGGGTGCTGCCGAAGCGCGACGAGGCCGCCGCCACCGTCTGA
- a CDS encoding TetR/AcrR family transcriptional regulator, giving the protein MADATTLRGRGYANGRARREEIIRVASDHFAERGFLSATILEIAAVCGISRAGLLHHFADKEALLEAVLEARDIEDRDRFRPYARGYGGMGVLRGMVDLADHNRLVPGLIELFVRLSSEASAADHPAHEYFRRRYERIRSSTGQAIALAIASGQLRPDIDPHDAALRLTATMDGLQTQWLFDRSIDMAGAIRAMLRAWMTPAGEVAFEAIVPEPEPVGA; this is encoded by the coding sequence ATGGCTGATGCGACGACGCTGCGAGGGCGCGGATACGCGAACGGCCGAGCGCGCCGCGAGGAGATCATCCGCGTGGCCTCGGACCACTTCGCCGAACGCGGCTTCCTCTCGGCGACGATCCTCGAGATCGCCGCGGTGTGCGGCATCTCACGCGCGGGACTGCTGCACCACTTCGCCGACAAGGAAGCCCTGCTCGAAGCCGTGCTCGAAGCCCGCGACATCGAGGATCGCGACCGCTTCCGTCCCTACGCCCGCGGCTACGGCGGTATGGGCGTGCTGCGCGGAATGGTCGACCTCGCCGACCACAACCGTCTCGTGCCGGGTCTGATCGAGCTTTTCGTGCGGTTGTCGTCCGAGGCGTCGGCTGCCGATCACCCGGCGCACGAGTACTTCCGGCGCCGTTACGAGAGGATCCGTTCGAGCACCGGACAGGCGATCGCGCTCGCCATCGCGTCCGGTCAGCTGCGACCCGACATCGATCCGCACGACGCGGCTTTGCGCCTGACCGCGACCATGGACGGTCTGCAGACCCAGTGGCTGTTCGACCGGTCGATCGACATGGCCGGCGCCATCCGCGCGATGCTGCGGGCGTGGATGACCCCGGCGGGCGAGGTGGCGTTCGAGGCGATCGTCCCCGAACCGGAGCCGGTCGGCGCCTGA
- a CDS encoding glycoside hydrolase family 3 N-terminal domain-containing protein has product MSAIAHPYQDRTLTVDQRVEDLLTRMTLEDKAGQMFQPMATLGDDLDAPGLFGSPSMRTIIDRGITHVNILQAPSAREIAAWHNALQEEARRRGLGIPFSLSSDPRHSFSNNPAAALIAGPFSQWPEFLGFGAIDDPELTRRFAEVVRREYLAVGIRTALHPQIDLATEPRWARASGTFGQSAEVTGRLGVAYTLGLQGDELGAESVSAMAKHFPGGGPQLDGEDPHFSYGREQVYPGGRFDLHLQPFRDLLAAGVSQIMPYYGMPIGTEYEEVGFGFNKQIIQGLLRDELGFDGIVCTDWGILSRTFWGVESLTYDERMMKSLDAGVDQFGGEFNPKALIGLVRAGSVPESRLDTSVRRLLREKFRLGLFDDARFVDVEAADAIVGREDARAAGLEAQARSLTLLTNGGGAAHLPLQGRPTVYVEGLDPVELAGWADVVTDPDRADVAIVRTDAPWEPRGNGADIESFFRAGSLEFHDDELAHLRDLAARVPLVLDVYLDRPAILAPLLDVASTIIANYGASDTALVNVLFGAVEPQGSLPFEVPSSMEAVAASRPDVPSDTVDPSFAFGHGLRYLDWSPAARPDPASTTIEMADVAAPGGRFDLTSATVAQVLADAEALAIIAELVPELPGNPMLAAAQNMPLDTVLGFAGATLPAETIDTLRSRLVALPA; this is encoded by the coding sequence GTGAGCGCGATCGCGCACCCGTACCAGGACCGCACCCTGACCGTGGATCAGCGTGTCGAGGACCTGCTCACCCGAATGACGCTCGAGGACAAGGCGGGGCAGATGTTCCAGCCGATGGCGACCCTCGGCGACGACCTCGACGCCCCCGGCCTGTTCGGCTCCCCGTCGATGCGCACCATCATCGACCGTGGCATCACGCACGTGAACATCCTGCAGGCCCCGTCGGCGCGGGAGATCGCCGCATGGCACAACGCCCTGCAGGAGGAGGCCCGGCGACGCGGCCTCGGCATCCCGTTCTCTCTGTCGAGCGATCCGCGTCATTCGTTCTCGAACAACCCGGCCGCCGCGCTCATCGCCGGCCCCTTCTCGCAGTGGCCGGAGTTCCTCGGTTTCGGCGCCATCGACGACCCCGAGCTCACCCGCCGCTTCGCCGAGGTCGTGCGTCGCGAGTACCTGGCCGTCGGCATCCGCACCGCCCTGCACCCGCAGATCGACCTCGCCACCGAGCCGCGCTGGGCGCGGGCTTCCGGCACGTTCGGCCAGAGCGCGGAGGTGACCGGGCGTCTCGGCGTCGCCTACACGCTCGGGTTGCAGGGCGACGAGCTCGGAGCCGAATCGGTCTCGGCCATGGCCAAGCACTTCCCCGGGGGCGGCCCCCAGCTCGACGGCGAGGATCCGCACTTCTCATACGGCCGCGAGCAGGTGTACCCGGGCGGACGATTCGACCTGCACCTGCAACCGTTCCGCGACCTGCTGGCCGCCGGCGTCTCGCAGATCATGCCCTACTACGGCATGCCGATCGGCACCGAGTACGAAGAGGTCGGCTTCGGCTTCAACAAGCAGATCATCCAAGGCCTGCTGCGTGACGAGCTGGGCTTCGACGGGATCGTGTGCACCGACTGGGGCATCCTGTCCCGCACCTTCTGGGGTGTGGAGTCGCTCACCTACGACGAGCGGATGATGAAGTCGCTCGATGCCGGTGTGGACCAGTTCGGCGGTGAGTTCAACCCGAAGGCTCTGATCGGGCTCGTCCGGGCGGGCTCGGTGCCCGAGTCCCGGCTCGACACCTCGGTGCGCCGGCTGCTGCGTGAGAAGTTCCGTCTCGGGCTGTTCGACGACGCACGGTTCGTCGATGTCGAAGCTGCGGATGCGATCGTCGGTCGGGAAGACGCCCGCGCCGCCGGACTCGAGGCCCAGGCACGTTCACTCACGTTGCTCACGAACGGCGGCGGGGCGGCGCATCTGCCGCTGCAGGGGCGCCCGACCGTCTACGTCGAAGGCCTCGACCCCGTCGAGCTCGCCGGCTGGGCCGATGTGGTCACCGACCCCGACCGCGCTGACGTCGCGATCGTGCGCACCGACGCCCCGTGGGAACCACGCGGCAACGGGGCCGACATCGAATCGTTCTTCCGCGCCGGATCCCTCGAGTTCCACGACGACGAACTCGCGCACCTGCGCGATCTGGCCGCCCGCGTGCCGCTCGTGCTCGACGTCTACCTCGATCGTCCGGCGATCCTCGCCCCGCTTCTCGACGTCGCCTCGACGATCATCGCGAACTACGGCGCATCCGACACCGCGCTCGTGAATGTGCTGTTCGGCGCGGTGGAGCCCCAGGGGTCGCTGCCCTTCGAGGTGCCGTCGTCGATGGAAGCCGTGGCGGCGAGCCGCCCCGACGTGCCGTCGGACACGGTCGACCCGTCGTTCGCGTTCGGCCACGGCCTCCGGTACCTCGACTGGTCGCCTGCCGCACGACCCGACCCCGCGTCCACGACGATCGAGATGGCGGATGTCGCCGCACCCGGCGGACGCTTCGACCTCACCAGCGCGACCGTCGCCCAGGTGCTCGCCGATGCCGAGGCGCTCGCGATCATCGCCGAGCTCGTCCCCGAACTGCCGGGCAACCCCATGCTCGCCGCAGCGCAGAACATGCCGCTCGACACCGTCCTCGGCTTCGCCGGCGCCACCCTGCCGGCCGAGACGATCGACACGCTGCGCTCCCGCCTGGTGGCGCTCCCCGCCTGA